The segment TTTCTGTGATGTCTATGTTTCAGGAGGTCAAGCCAAAACGCTGATGTTTGCTCATTTGAGTCCTGAAGAAGACTCCTTTGGGGAAACAATCAGTACTTTAAAATTCGCGCAAAGAGTCTCCACAGTCGAACTTGGCGTTGCTCGTGCACACAAAGAGACTAGAGAGGTTATGCATCTCAAAGAGCAGGTCTGTAGACAGTAACATAAATTTGTATCCAGTTTGTGTATAGATTATGTGAGCCAACAAACATTTTTTGTATCCTTCTTTCAGATTGAAAACCTGAAGAAGGCTTTGGGTTCTGGAGAATGGAACAGTGTTTCCTACGGTGGAGCAAAGGAGATAAAATCTCCTTTAAGCAGGCCACCAACCGCAACAACAGAGAAAACTCCTCCACGTCTCAGAAGATTAAGCATCGAAAACGGTAGCAACAACACAAAGGCAAACCTTGAAGACAGAAAAGGAATTAAATCACCTTTGGCCTCTCGTCGTGCACAAAGATTGAGTTTGGAGGGTCCAAAGTCTtgtaaaaaggaagaaaatagcAAAGGAGATCCCACTATGGAGGTGCAGCAGCTCAAGAATCCACTGAGTCCTGTAAGCTCTTATCGAAACAGAGGAGTGAAAGTAGATGGCAGAACAAGCATTCCTCAGCTCCAGCTATTGCAGACACCTGTTAAGGAAGATCATCCTAGAAACGAGATACAGTTTATTTCTGTGGATTCTAGGACAAATGGAAAAAGTTCACACATACGGAAGTCACTGAGGACAATCGGAAAGCTGATCAATGGCTCAGAGAAGAGGTATGATAAAGactttatgtttattttatagtCTGCATGACAATATTATGCATTAACCTTTTTTGATACCAGGAAGGAGAACATTCCTGCAAATCCACGGTCGCCGCTTGGAGTCCCAAATAATTTCAGTGGTGTGAAGTCGCCAAACACAAGTAACGCTAAAACACTGAGGAGGCAATCACTCACAGGTGTCATGCCATCAGGTCCTGAAAGATCACGTAGATCCTCAATAGGAGGAAATCCAATTGAGAATGGTTAGTTAGATCTTACCATAAGTTCACAAGTTTCTTTACTAAAGCTAATCAATAtctaagctttttttttgttgttggcTTTCATAGGTGAAAGTGGTGCAAGAACTGCAAAGACACCTCCACCTATGCGTTCATCATCAAAGATAGTGAAGAAGAGGGCGTAAAGAGTATTGAAGCATCATAACACGTTCTCTTGCTTTGGCTCGAAGCAAAGTTTCTCACTGGAGAGTCTTATTTTCAGCATCTCTCACTTCAgttttcttcaattttttttttagtaaataaGAACTCAACTTGAGATGGCTCTGACTGTAACATAGAGATTCTTCTGGTTTAAGCCATACTTAGCATCTGAAACATTGAATTCATTAATGTCACGGTCACATTTTAAATCTTTACAAAGAACTTTTCATTTACTGTACTTTTTGCAGACTATACagtcacaacaacaacaacaacttgtGAAGCACATTGCATGCAGGTCATCTATTTGATTTTGCATAAGCATCAGTCAAAATCTTCTTGAATCTCCGGAGATCTAACTTTACTTGCTGGTTGGTTAAGTATATCCCCTTTGTGAATTGCCACCCTTTCTGAGTGATGCTGCTTGGGTCTCTTAGGATTGGATCGTTTTTATCATATTGATCAGACAATGAGCTCTCTCTTGGAAGAATTTTATAACCAATGTAGTCTAGACCAAGCTTCTTTGCCGGTTCTCCGTAATATGTCTCTGCTGCCCAATCTGTCCCTAGTGGAATGATCTGAATGAAGACACCTCCAGGTTTCATGAACAGAAAATGAGTCATTGCTGCTCCATGTACTCCAACCATGACAGTGCTTGAGTTAAGCACTCTGTAGATCTTGGCTAGCTCCGTTGTTCTGTCAGGTCTCAAAACCTCGACTTGAAACCCTATCCTCTGAGCCAGTTTCACCATCAGATCCTCGTTTGTTATGGCTCGAGACCCGGTTCTTGAGAACAAAGCTAGTTTAGGCTTCTTAgcttttcttctctttgctgCTTTTCCGTGGAACCGACGCTCCTCCGCGGCGTCCAGTATGTTGATTCTTGGTCTATAAGCTTGATCAAGTAGGTTCTTGAACTCAGTGATGGTTGTTCTATCGTCTTTCATCTGAGAAGGATCCACTGTTAACTCACCATGGATACTAAGACCAACGATTGCTTCCTTGAAGCAGTGAGTTCTCTTGTCTTTGGTGAAATCAACAAGAGGATAGTCAGAGAGCTGAGAGATTACATCTCCGTACTTCATCTCCCACCACTTGTGATACTCAGCAATCACAAAGACAACCTTTCTGTTGTAACGTTTGGATGTTATAAACAAAGGTATAAGCCCGTCGTTGAACTCATGGTAGAGGTTTCCAGTATATCCTCCCGTAGAGAATATCACTGCTGGCACTTCATGGATCACTTGGCAGCTGTGCTTATCGCCAGAAACCTTCACAAGTTTCAGCTCACCGATGGTATCCATTATACTAGTTTCCCACTTTCTTGGGTATGGTTTGATTATTTCTTGTGAGACATGATCATCACTGGAGGTGTAGAGGAAGACGGAGGACGAAGGAGAGTGTGTTCTGATGTCGCCTTTCATTGAACAGATGTCTGAACGATAACCGGTTCTGTCACATAATATGCTCCCTTCTGCATAATCACCACATGAAAATAAAACACTGAGAACCCTTTGCTTGAGCATCAAGAATGGTAGGAAAGAAAGGATTAAGTACTAACCATTTTTAGACGGCTTGGGAGGTTCTGTAATGTTATGTGAAACCTGGtcttcaatctctttttttgcCGGCTTGGGAGGTTCTGTAATGTTATGTGAAACCTGGTCTTCAATCTCTTTTATTGAAGAATCTGCAAAAACATATGAAGTGAAAGTAGTTTAGGTTAacagcaacaaaaaaaagagacgGAAGTGAGTTACTTGGAATACaagatagaagaagaatcgtACCGATGAGAGACAGAGCAGAGGGGTAAGGGAAATAAAAGAGGTAAGGAGCAAAGACAAAACAACTTGAGATAAGAGTGAAGAGAAGAAGGTAGATAAGCTTAGGCTTCGATCTCTTTGCGCTGCTCCCAGAAGAATTATTCAAACCGAAGACATAAGGAAACATCTTCAAAGATTTGTCTTGTTTGATCTGTTCAACTTTTTTGAGATTCTGCCTCATCATTTACTTGTTAATCAAGTCACatagatgaaaaaaatataagggGAAAGAGAGAACTTTTTCTGGGTATAGTGAACTTTTTGTTAGTAAACAGAACCTCTATCTATCTAGCTAGAtggggagagaaagagagagatcagagagagagatcaaATAGTAGAGGCAAAGTTTTCCTTTGAAAAACGGAGTATATATCTTAAGATAGAGACGTTCTTTTGGAAGATAGAGACGTTTCTAGTATTGTTTGGGGAGAGAGAGAAACATACTAAGTCTTGAGTTTTTTGGTCGAGATAGAGAGATGGGGATTAGAGAGACGTGTGGGAGAAAGAGAAAGGGACCTTGGCCAAACCCATCTTTTGAGTGGCGTTTATATGTTGCTTGCATCACAAGATCCCTTTTTCTTTAACACATTTTTGGTTAAATGCCTAAattagtataatataaatacGCGTTTTGGTTGAAATCATCGCATCAGTGACCATATTAATCTTCCTTGTATGGAATTTATGTCTTAATCAAGaacaaaacaaagttaaaataGTGGTGATTAGACACAAATATTTTCTCTGCTCTTTTATATCTCACAGATTAATGTATTCTACCTGGCATCATGCTGCGAAGTTATTACCggaaataaatatttcttttttgaggTAAAAGACTGCATGACCCGGAGCTAGTTTTATGGTTCAAACTTCAAGTCTTCAACtcaaaaaatccaaaaatgaaGTTGTCATATCATACTGCCATGAGCCATCGGTAGCAAGTTGTCTTATGGATTCAATCATAGATTCAAATATATGATGAGACTAATTTATTCATAGGGATGACTGATTAAGAATAAAGAATTTCAAATTATTGGACATTATAATATCATGAAAATATGGAGTATGACATGTCAAAGGAAGAAATTATCAAACAGCCAACGGGGGGCGGTCTTAACGGTCAAATACATACAAAACGTCGTATTCCAATGAGTAGCAAcaatatagaatatatatttgttgttgCACAAGATATTTGATTATAAACTCGTTTTATGAGAAATATAACCCACGGATTTTTATTAAACGTCCACTAAACAACAAAAACGTAATGAGTTTATCCCAGAATAATTAAAAGTTGGTGGGCGAAAAAAGTCAAATAAAATTTGCAGAAAGATTAAAAAAAGCTGGTGGATGAAATTCTAGAATCAGACTGAAAGCATACAGCAGGATGAAATTATGCTGAATCAActatttgtaatttaaattcattGTATAGTTTATGTAGAAATTGCTAACTTCAAACCAAAGTATTGCGATCCACTTTAGACCAATATTTTGAAGTATGTAAAGTTCTAATcaagatataaaattttacttagAAATAACAAGGGGGTTTGATTAAAAGGGTATGTATTTGCAATTGTCATATGCATTTACTTACATCATTGTTAGCTTTATGTTGAAACAActcaaaactaatttttttctttttgagaataTGATTCGATGATAACTGCAGTATAAGTACGCAAAGAGGATCATCGAAGGCCGTGATTTTGCTTTATTGGGATTTGTGAAGTTAGCCATATCCACTTTTAGACGAACAATTCGTGAGCGAGtcattaataaatataagaTGACCGGAAAGTTTCTTTTTAGTTGATGTTAATGTTTGACACTTCGCTAGTATTATTAGGGCATGTGATGCGAAGAATAAGTATGTTGACGATAACTCTTAAAACTTTTAGTCTACGGAACTATACAGCTTTTCTCCTCTAGTAAATTATGGGTAAATTATAATGACATATATAAACTCTAAAAAGACTACACCAGaaaagagattcagagaagagataTCTCCTCGTGGCGGTTTCGACCAAGATTAGAATAAAATAGTGCGTTAATATTatgttaaaacataaaatactcGTCCTAGTCAATCATTTGTTTACATGTGTTAGTTCATATGTCAGTTTTTGAGTTTGCTGTATGAATAAATATGGtataataaaacttttatatcgcagttttgattttttttgtttctgctcgtaaaaattcaaaacacatTATGCATTGATATTCTTAGGTTAGTTTAGGACAGTTCATAAAAGTCaactatattaatataaaacacCCTTGCGCGTTGCGATTGTAACGGCATGAAGACTAGTTCCCTGCATTTCAATTCGGGTCATTCGATCTTACTCAGGTCGAAGtcaaattatttcaaaaattactGGTAAAGATTTAGTgattgtgtttcaaaaaaaaagaagattttgTGATCAAACCACCGAAACTGAATGAAACTGGTTCTGAGGGTAGCAGAACTGCGTAAATGTGATAATATAACCTTGTCTAATATTCTATCCGTTTCAAATTAATCTACATTTGAGAGagaaaaattgtttcaaattttttttttatttttttattgcaattttaatagataataatgataagttgtaaattaaaaaaaaaataattgtatttattaaattttgattggttaaaaattatggaaaagaataattacaaaaactatatatttaatactaaaacttaatgtgttttattaataaGTGTAAAAATCTGAAAACATTGATTAATTTGAAACAGACAGAATATGTATAAATCATCTTATTCTCAAACTATAATTATTGAAAGTTTTATAGATTCAAACCAGCCATGATtccaatatatgtatatgatgaTAATAATCAGACAAAAGCACATATACAGTATTCAAGTGACATGTTTATATAGATACATACAAACGTAAAacttatttcaaaattattcaatatcatataaaattatctaaaaccCGACCTAAGAATTTAATGTGATAGCAAGCTGTAATATGTGTGGTAATTGTTATGAACTTATTCTGTCAAGTATGGTTATGCTTATGTCTATGTCTAGCTATTTAAAATGTTTGATGTCATTTGATATGTCCTTGTGTAACTGGCAGACCGA is part of the Raphanus sativus cultivar WK10039 chromosome 5, ASM80110v3, whole genome shotgun sequence genome and harbors:
- the LOC108805213 gene encoding xylan glycosyltransferase MUCI21, which produces MMRQNLKKVEQIKQDKSLKMFPYVFGLNNSSGSSAKRSKPKLIYLLLFTLISSCFVFAPYLFYFPYPSALSLIDSSIKEIEDQVSHNITEPPKPAKKEIEDQVSHNITEPPKPSKNEGSILCDRTGYRSDICSMKGDIRTHSPSSSVFLYTSSDDHVSQEIIKPYPRKWETSIMDTIGELKLVKVSGDKHSCQVIHEVPAVIFSTGGYTGNLYHEFNDGLIPLFITSKRYNRKVVFVIAEYHKWWEMKYGDVISQLSDYPLVDFTKDKRTHCFKEAIVGLSIHGELTVDPSQMKDDRTTITEFKNLLDQAYRPRINILDAAEERRFHGKAAKRRKAKKPKLALFSRTGSRAITNEDLMVKLAQRIGFQVEVLRPDRTTELAKIYRVLNSSTVMVGVHGAAMTHFLFMKPGGVFIQIIPLGTDWAAETYYGEPAKKLGLDYIGYKILPRESSLSDQYDKNDPILRDPSSITQKGWQFTKGIYLTNQQVKLDLRRFKKILTDAYAKSNR